One Bemisia tabaci chromosome 4, PGI_BMITA_v3 genomic window, AAAGTAACACTCGAAATACTTAAAGGAACCTGAGGCCTATGACTTCAGGAAAGAGATATTTTCTGCATAAACTTTAATTGAGTTTCATGACGCATCGCTGAAACAGCCTTTTATGGGAAAAGCACACCGTACTTTTCTATGGCCTGCataaaagttttgtttttgaaatgtcctttccttatttttttcacgATTACTCACTTTTAACAACGCAATGCGTTTATTTTGCGTTTAGCGGAAAAAACAACTTCGAGCTGAGCCCTAACATTTTTAGCCGGCTAAAGGCAGTGGTGCAGAGCCTAACAACTTTAGGGTCCAGCCTTGCAACTTTAGGGTCCAGCCTTGCAATTTTAGGGTCCAGCCTTACAAACTGTAGGGCTCAGCAATACTACCTtcagctggctccatttgatctcaTATGTAAGGGcattaaaaaacagaaaaaatgtgGACTTTTTTGGACTGTGTTAGGATTTAGCGCTAAGTTGTTCTTCCTTTTTCGttcgaaaatttccaattttcgcAAACACGGTTTGCTTTGCAGACAGATGCTTCCCAAAGGTCTTGATGGAAAAAGTTCCAAGTGAGAGGTTTACCTTCATCGGAAATATCTCGAAAGGCATCGTCCATGGCAGAGCATAGATTCCAAGGGTCATCGTGAAAATATAAGCAAAGAACAAAGCTATCAAAATCCACTGGTTCTCTACGAGAACTGGTGCCAGATGTCCGAAGTGCAAGAAGGCAAAGACTGCCAGGAGGCAAGCAGACGAGCCGAACCCTGAAACGGATCCGATGACCCTACGCCGTGCATGCCGCATCCAGAAAGAAGTCAGTGTCATGGCGATTAGTCTCACCACTGCTATCCCCACAGTCACCTGGAGTGTTCACAAAAAGACATTAATCCCGTTATTTTCTCAGATGTGCGTGCGAAAAGAATTTTATCACTcttaattggaccgcattttgcaatttggaactataaattttggctcttgtggaaaaacacttgtgtgcaaaaggaaactaatgacacatactttgtttttaaaccgggctagaatttatagttccaaattgtaaaatgtagccCAATTGAGGCGATGGGTGCAAAATGGGCACTTCTTAGTTGCGACGTTTCACTCGAGTGCTAATTATATTTTAGGGAGGAAGCTATTGGGTGGTTTTGCtgatgaaattttacgtttctAGCACTGTAAAAGCGTAGagaatattcagtgaaagttAACAGAAATTAGATACAttaatttgctttaattataatggatgaaactttagcagagattttgagacactgcaaccaagaaatgccctttctgcacacAGCGCTTCAACTATTAGCTATATGTACGTTAATTGgactatacattttgcaattagaaacaaACATTTCTAGCCAATCGGTAAAAACTTTTATgagcatagagaaactaataggaaatacgttgtttctaaacttagCTAGAAGTTGTagtcctaattgcaaaacgaaGTCCGATTGACGTTACTGGTATTGGTCTAAATAATCACTCTCCTAACGTTGCACCGTAAATCCATGGTGGATATGTCACAGGCAGTCAGCAGTTGCCGGCAAGTTGTAAGCGACTTGCGTATTAATTCGTTgtcaaattgcaataatttgcATCGACATAATGAAGCTTTCACTACGGTAGAGAACTTCATAAGCGCgtcttggagcgccttcaaatcccgaTGACACTAAATGTTTTACCAGGCAGTTAGATTAGTTGTATTCTGTTTTATAGCAGATTTCTCAGCTCGTAatctacactgttaaaaattttggagtgaaattctgtgccggagtctatatagCGCCCGAGAACCCAAAAAGATATGGATTCAGAGCGGAATCTGTTCTCTCTATCCTACGGAATGACTTACACTATTAAGCAGcgaaatctactctttttgcggagtatcatacgcttttatggtgctaatttcacccCACACTCATGTCACTCGGGCTTTTTAGGTGCTATGTAGACTCTGGCACTGAATTTCACTCCCCAGTGAATAACAGTGCGTATAATAAAACCCAGCCTCCCGGACCACATCATAATTATCATCATTGTTTTAATTTCACAAACAGGTTATCATCAACACAGGatattggactgcatttagcagaaaggaccCAAGCCGCAtaagctattgctaaatttaactaggaattttaattttgtacaagaGAAGTTTTGTGctgattattttgaaaagttaaagggattcgcttcgtactatgcaaaaaactcactgaaatttgcacgaaaatccgcacagccgtttttatgtgaaaaattaaattgcctggtTGAAATCGGCTATGACCGATGTGGCTTACCTCCTTTCTGCTTAGAGGTGTAGTCAGCTAGAccattgtttactttcggtttgcaagcgttttcgcatcactactatccacatgaaaacatccgaCTCTcgcagaagcaagaacacaagcttacACAAactttttaatacttttaaacCGTATAACACTCTAATTTTTAGCCACATAAAAATCACAACCATATAAAAGTCGCGAATCATGtctgataagtagttttttttacgACACGATCATGAGACGGATATTTTCAAGGTGGATACTAGCGAACGCCGCTTTGTGCAGAGACCCAAATTCGTCGTCGGCGCTTGCAAACTGAAAGTATATAATGTTCAACTCAGCTGACGACACTTCTAACACATTCCATCTTGCCCCTTGCTGGCAGCTTACCTGTACCGGGCTGTAGCCGGAATGGAACTCGGCCATAAACTGAATGGAGTAGGATATCACAATATAAAACCCAGCCATATTTTGGAGGACGGCCATGATGCAAACCATGGAGAATGGCTTCCAAACGGTCGGACCCAGCAGATCACCGAGGCTGAAGGTCTCGGTGGACTTGTTCTCGGCCGCATCCTGAAGTTCCTTCAGCTTGGCCTCCAGGCTGGCCGCGGGGATCCCACTTTGACGAAGGCTCTTGCGGGCGGTCTCCAGTCGACCTTGACGTACGAGCCAAACCGGGGTCTCgtagaggaagaaagaaagggcCAGACCAGAGGTGGCCGTTATGGCGTTGATACCAGTCGCGATGGTCCAATGGTAGTATCCTCCTACTACGTAGATGTATATGAAACCCAGGGAGCACATCACCGTGTAGAGTGCCATCAGAACCCCGCGCAGAGCAGCCGGCACCGTCTCCGAAACATAGATGAAAGATGCGAAATCGCAACCTGCAAGGAAGCCATGActagagtactgccgtgctagggaaagacgccgtatgaacctgcaagcgttgccaaattttctttgaaaaatcacacGTTTTCAAGATcatttgtgattatttttcgtgcaatttttcaggtaatttagtTTGCAATTAGCTTTAAAaggtctaaaaatttcaaggaaaaatgttgataactttcttcaaaaatgaatattttccaagaCGAAATTttgcgactctcgaatgttcatacggcgttcttcctcagcaaggcaaaGTAGGTACTTACATAGCAAAAGTATTACTGCGGGTGTGACACTCGAAAACCCATCAGGCCTTCACGGATTCCTCCGCGAGTAAAGTTACAGCCCagaagggcagccaacctatgaattcaaattatccagaacgatttattgTTGCCATTGTTACACCTTGTCTTTGTGTGCACATATTTGAcgtagtttttgcataaattcactcatttttgtggaTGAACGATCACTTCTGAACATACTTTGCTATGCTAGTTTGAAtcggaatctgaagattggcagtgaaattttgtgtgtcagaaggctggctgcccttttgggccctaagccctccttGACACGATCTGTCCAAACCCTTGCTATCTTTGTGTTAAAATAGGTCAATCTTCGCAGTGCTCAGTAAATTAGAGCCGCCAATTTTAGAAGAGGTGCGTTGTGTAAGTTACCTCTACAGTGCTGCTAAGATTATCTAAGTTTCTTGAGGTTGATTCTgatcataggcgtagctaggtcattttgctggggAGGACCTGGCCCCCCATCACCGGGAGGTCTGGGGGGTATAGAATATCTTTCAGCTCAGTGGGGGGTccggggaaaatttttaaaattttaactctatttgagcgcatttcgaggcacttgtggcgctaatcttccttcaatttctgcctaaaaatcacccagttttatgtattttaaggttaaaatactttgaaattgttgcattcatcAGGTTATACTATTTATAGGCATATGTTAGGCATGGTTGACTAACATACTGAATACATACTAACATACTACATGTTTACTAATTGCCGAAATATTTACTTTCTATTTGTGACGCATGAATAATGCAAAAAGGCGTTCTAAgagttcggttgggtcacgcaactaaactaacctttcggcaaagcgggaagtatcgccagatttgaaggcgttctgagcgttcggttgggtcacgcaactaaactaacctcccggagaagcgagaggtatcgccagatttgaaggtgTTCTAAGCGttcagttgggtcacgcaactaaactacccTCCCGATA contains:
- the LOC109042553 gene encoding glucose transporter GlcP, which encodes MEADKLPVSEGFIRPFLLSACIYPLHIVGGAIMGQSAGMLPQLLDKDSSIPIDMEQATWIASSTAIGTCISSAISGPLSDMFGRMRVVQMSYFLMALGHALMMAASSFTGLVVGRLTVGLGLGCDFASFIYVSETVPAALRGVLMALYTVMCSLGFIYIYVVGGYYHWTIATGINAITATSGLALSFFLYETPVWLVRQGRLETARKSLRQSGIPAASLEAKLKELQDAAENKSTETFSLGDLLGPTVWKPFSMVCIMAVLQNMAGFYIVISYSIQFMAEFHSGYSPVQVTVGIAVVRLIAMTLTSFWMRHARRRVIGSVSGFGSSACLLAVFAFLHFGHLAPVLVENQWILIALFFAYIFTMTLGIYALPWTMPFEIFPMKVRGLMSGMTYVSQFIAMFVSVKLYNVLMDNLHLQGMILMFAVGSALFGSFCVTWLVETHRRTLDEIEAEFAGKSKVYT